The following DNA comes from Proteobacteria bacterium CG1_02_64_396.
GACCGCTAGAATCCCCCGGATGAAGGTGGCGATCGCCTTGATGACGTTGCCGAACACGAAGGGGTCGCCCTGACCGGGAAAGGCGGCGGCAAAGAGGGCAGGGTAGAGGGGGTCGGATTTCAGCCGCGCCAGCACCACGGGGCCGGAGGCGTCGGTAATCCCCAGTTCGACGGGGTTGTCGGAAAACAGCGGCACACTGTGGTGGGCCTCCAGGGTGCCCAGGGCGGGATTGGCCCAGGTGTAGGTGGAATTCCAGGCCGCGTTGCCCAGGGTTGGAACGTTGCGGGGCATCGCCTCGCCGGTAGCGCCGGTGGCGACGGCATGGCCGTTGGTGAAGGCCAGGCTTTGGAGGTGGCACGAGGCGCAGCGCTGGGCGCCGTTGCCCGACAGTCGGGCGTCGTAAAAGAGGTAGCGCCCCAGGGTGAATTTGGCCTTGTTGGGGAGATTGTCGGCGGGAACCCGAGGCGCGGGGACGTACACCGGCAGGTTCCACGACCAGTTCGCGGAATCCTGGGTGGGGTCGGAGACGGTTGTGCCCGACGGCAGGTTGAGACAACCGGCGAGCACAACCGCAAAAAGCCAGTACCAGCGCGGCATGTTCTAAGGCTTGGTTTCGACCACGAAGGGGTGGTTGGCCGAACCGTTGGCGCTGAGCGGCAGGCCGGTGGCCACATCCAGGTTCAGCCGCGAAAAGATCCCCGAGGCGGCGGTGCCGCAATCGGGATCGGTGTTGCCGCTCATACACCCCGCCGGCATGGGGGCGGTGATCGTCAGATCGGTGTCTTGAAAGAGGGTTGCCAGTTGCAGGGTGACCTGCTGGGTGGTGGGATCGAACGCGGCGAGCTTGATCGGCGCCAGATTCGGGGCGGTGCAGGTCGACTGTTCCATTGGGGTGGCAGCGATGCAGCCGAGGGAACCGACATGAAAGTTCCAGGTGTTGGTGGCGCTCAGGACGGCGTTGGGGCTGACCCCGGTGACGGTGGGGGTGAAGTTGAGCGCGTCGTAAGTCCCAACCGCGAAGCTCCCTTGGGTGATCCCCTGCAAGGGGGTACCCGCCACGGCGGTGGTGGCGACGTTGGGATCGGCCCCCACGGCGACGGTGGGGCCGCTCACGGTGGGGATGGGGTTGAGTTCGATCTTCACGAACTTGTGTCCCGAGGCCCAGCTCCACATCATCCCGATGGAATTCAAGGGGGCTGGGGCAGTGGCGGCGTCGGCGTGGTTGAGGTAGACGGTAGCGCCGTTGTCCACGACCGTATCGGGAATTCCGACCTCGAAGGCCAGACCCAGGTAGGCGCCGCTGCTCAGAACCGGGACGGTACCGGTGACGGCGGTGTGCATACCGGTATCGCCCC
Coding sequences within:
- a CDS encoding metallo-mystery pair system four-Cys motif protein yields the protein MSRTATHPRAALAMALGAALLLSACNTGNTTDSSSGNTTNTGTGTGTGSGSGANTATTQPLSIQFALKNGAVTALTGQDIGTIGLAATAGAGITATAGLQPHATLFDARFYVSNLRLIDSLGGEHPVTLDQNTYQYLNVALLDFEDGSTGRGDTGMHTAVTGTVPVLSSGAYLGLAFEVGIPDTVVDNGATVYLNHADAATAPAPLNSIGMMWSWASGHKFVKIELNPIPTVSGPTVAVGADPNVATTAVAGTPLQGITQGSFAVGTYDALNFTPTVTGVSPNAVLSATNTWNFHVGSLGCIAATPMEQSTCTAPNLAPIKLAAFDPTTQQVTLQLATLFQDTDLTITAPMPAGCMSGNTDPDCGTAASGIFSRLNLDVATGLPLSANGSANHPFVVETKP